A DNA window from Microcystis aeruginosa NIES-843 contains the following coding sequences:
- a CDS encoding DUF433 domain-containing protein: MQLEDYFNFLAPNDIRLKETRIGIETILYDFIYQARTPEEIANTYPSLTLEQVYATILYYLHEKEKVSQYITDWLEWGRKMREEQQKNPPPSVERLRKLKAEITAKQKANDTEIFN; encoded by the coding sequence ATGCAACTCGAAGACTATTTTAATTTTCTTGCCCCTAACGATATCCGACTAAAAGAAACCCGCATCGGTATTGAAACCATTTTATACGATTTTATTTACCAAGCGAGAACTCCCGAAGAAATTGCCAATACTTATCCGTCTTTAACCCTAGAACAGGTATATGCGACGATTCTTTATTATCTTCATGAAAAAGAAAAAGTGAGTCAATACATCACCGACTGGCTAGAATGGGGGCGAAAAATGCGAGAAGAACAGCAAAAAAATCCTCCGCCTTCGGTTGAACGACTGAGAAAATTGAAAGCTGAAATAACAGCCAAGCAGAAAGCTAATGACACTGAAATATTTAATTGA
- a CDS encoding DUF5615 family PIN-like protein, which yields MTLKYLIDENVNSVYPQQLRRREPEIIVRVVGEPDTPKLGTLDPEILIWCEVMGFILVTNNRASMPVHLIAHFRQNRHVPGIFILNQDLSVGDNLLELIVIAKGSFDNEYENQIIHLPLT from the coding sequence ATGACACTGAAATATTTAATTGATGAAAATGTTAATTCGGTGTATCCTCAACAATTGCGTCGCCGAGAACCAGAAATCATTGTTCGAGTAGTTGGTGAACCAGATACACCAAAATTAGGTACATTAGATCCAGAAATTTTGATTTGGTGTGAGGTAATGGGTTTTATTTTAGTGACAAATAATCGTGCCTCTATGCCCGTTCATTTAATAGCTCACTTCAGGCAAAATCGTCATGTTCCTGGAATTTTTATTCTCAATCAAGATTTAAGTGTTGGTGATAATTTGTTAGAATTAATTGTAATTGCTAAAGGCTCTTTTGACAATGAATATGAAAACCAAATTATTCATTTACCGTTAACCTGA
- a CDS encoding type I restriction endonuclease, whose protein sequence is MVQFLQAKEVTLRNLINHFQLQFIEDKHFFGEWQQDLEAISEQEKELLDKIKTGYLNLLNYPPFLETSVRMTVLDPLLFIGNFYLFPFQIKAEESVEIITEEQDLIIKGRLDTLILKEQLWVMIIESKRVIYSVEVGLPQLLAYLMVNPHPNRPNYGMLTNGSEFLFVKLLWDGKPLYGTSRLFAMRNPGDLYEVLKILKHLCQLI, encoded by the coding sequence ATGGTTCAATTTTTACAAGCAAAAGAAGTCACTCTTAGAAATTTAATTAATCATTTTCAACTACAGTTTATAGAAGATAAGCATTTTTTTGGGGAATGGCAGCAAGACCTAGAAGCAATCTCTGAACAAGAAAAAGAATTGTTAGATAAAATCAAAACAGGTTATTTAAACTTATTAAATTATCCTCCCTTTTTAGAAACTTCGGTGAGGATGACGGTTTTAGATCCATTGTTATTTATTGGTAACTTTTATCTATTTCCCTTTCAGATTAAAGCGGAAGAGTCCGTTGAAATTATTACAGAAGAGCAAGATTTAATAATTAAAGGAAGGTTAGATACTTTAATTCTAAAAGAACAATTATGGGTAATGATTATTGAATCAAAACGGGTTATTTATTCCGTTGAAGTAGGTTTACCGCAATTATTAGCTTATTTAATGGTCAATCCTCATCCCAACCGTCCTAATTATGGAATGTTGACCAATGGTTCCGAGTTTTTATTTGTTAAATTATTATGGGACGGTAAACCTTTATACGGAACCTCTCGTTTATTTGCCATGAGAAATCCGGGGGATTTATATGAGGTTCTCAAAATCCTTAAACATCTCTGTCAACTAATTTGA
- a CDS encoding SpoIID/LytB domain-containing protein, which yields MVKLDKKIKDGVIKVKFAASTYFSLLRHCAVPLLSIATFTPILLTYLAKEKPETPQPQANLETAAFPSPIIPSPIAPLTAPSPKLAPSPQSSAIPKSAPSPQSSLSAPKKLAPSVHSPNTSPNTSPAAAAKPVTRQPLAVPANYTPPAIEIRVAIKRDVASVLIGVNGPAVITDRQGGGLKTITTNEGLPVIPGANGLKMGDLSLPEVIFVQPTSADGLVYVDDGWYRGKVLLVAQGDRLLVVNHVNLEAYLYSVVGSEMHSTAPMHALKAQAIAARSYALVHIIRPANAWFHLGNSQRWQVYKGIRSEYQSTHQAVNATAGQILSYKGGVVESLYAATDEIVAWAHGGRGMSQTGAYKLAEKGLDYQQILGNYYPGVGLARLVLQN from the coding sequence ATGGTAAAGTTAGATAAGAAAATTAAAGATGGTGTGATTAAAGTGAAATTTGCTGCTAGTACCTATTTTTCCCTGCTGCGCCATTGTGCCGTTCCTTTGTTGTCGATCGCCACTTTTACGCCAATTCTCTTAACTTATTTAGCCAAGGAAAAACCAGAAACCCCGCAACCCCAGGCAAATCTAGAGACTGCTGCCTTTCCTTCCCCTATTATCCCATCTCCGATCGCCCCCTTAACCGCGCCATCGCCGAAACTAGCGCCCTCTCCCCAATCTTCTGCGATTCCAAAATCAGCACCCTCTCCTCAGTCTTCCCTCTCAGCGCCGAAAAAATTAGCGCCATCGGTTCATTCCCCTAATACTTCCCCCAATACTTCCCCCGCTGCCGCAGCCAAACCGGTAACTAGACAACCCTTAGCGGTTCCCGCTAATTATACGCCGCCGGCCATAGAAATTCGCGTGGCGATCAAAAGGGATGTGGCCAGTGTTTTGATTGGAGTTAACGGACCGGCGGTGATCACCGATCGCCAAGGTGGCGGTTTAAAAACGATTACCACTAACGAGGGTTTACCGGTCATTCCAGGTGCCAATGGCTTAAAAATGGGCGATTTATCGCTGCCAGAGGTGATTTTTGTGCAGCCCACCAGTGCCGATGGTTTAGTTTATGTGGATGATGGTTGGTATCGGGGCAAAGTGCTGCTTGTTGCGCAAGGCGATCGCTTGTTAGTGGTCAATCATGTTAATTTAGAGGCCTATCTCTATAGTGTGGTGGGTAGTGAAATGCACTCCACCGCGCCAATGCACGCTTTAAAGGCACAAGCGATCGCCGCCCGTTCCTACGCCCTAGTACATATAATCCGCCCCGCTAATGCTTGGTTTCATCTGGGCAATAGCCAACGCTGGCAGGTATATAAAGGCATTCGCTCGGAGTATCAATCGACTCACCAAGCGGTTAATGCCACTGCTGGGCAGATTCTCAGCTATAAAGGGGGTGTAGTCGAGTCTCTTTATGCTGCCACCGATGAAATTGTCGCTTGGGCCCACGGTGGTCGCGGTATGAGTCAAACTGGGGCTTATAAATTAGCGGAAAAAGGCCTAGATTATCAACAAATTCTCGGTAATTATTATCCCGGAGTTGGTTTAGCCCGTCTAGTTCTACAAAATTAG
- the metH gene encoding methionine synthase produces the protein MNSPFLDYLNGPKHPVLVFDGAMGTSLQSQNLTAEDFGGAEYEGCNEYLVHTKPSAVAKVHEAFLAVGADVIETDTFGGTSIVLAEYDLADQAYYLNKTAAELAKACANKYSTPEKPRFVAGSMGPGTKLPTLGHIDFDTLKNAYVEQVEGLYDGGADLLLVETCQDVLQIKAALNAIEEVFQQKGQRLPLMVSVTMETMGTMLVGTEINAVVSILQPYKIDILGLNCATGPDLMKPHIKYLSENSPFIVSCIPNAGLPENVGGQAHYRLTPVELKMALMHFIEDLGVQIIGGCCGTRPDHIQALAELCQGLTPKSRHYHYEPSAASIYSTQPYIQDNSFLIVGEKLNASGSKKCRELLNAEDWDSLVSMAKAQVKEGAHILDVNVDYVGRDGVRDMHQLASRLVNNVTLPLMLDSTEWEKMEAGLKVAGGKCILNSTNYEDGEPRFYQVLDLAKKYGAGVVIGTIDEEGMGRTAEKKFQIAKRAYYAAIEYGIPPYEIFFDPLALPISTGIEEDRENGKATIEAMGRIRQELPECHILLGVSNISFGLNPAARQVLNSVFLNEAMQVGMDGAIVSANKILPLAKIEPEYQQVCRDLIYDNRRFDGDICVYDPLTKLTELFAGKTTKKDPSSNANLPVEERLKQHIIDGERLGLEDALNQALQDYPPLDIINIFLLDGMKVVGELFGSGQMQLPFVLQSAQTMKAAVAFLEPFMEKKEGDNNAKGTFIIATVKGDVHDIGKNLVDIILTNNGYKVINLGIKQPVENIIEAYKEHKADCIAMSGLLVKSTAFMKENLEVFNEKGITVPVILGGAALTPKFVHDDCQKTYKGQVIYGKDAFSDLHFMDKLMPAKAGGQWDDSKGFLAECAETEKTPVVAEELEVNPDTIFTDGSVDKELVIDTRRSEAVEVNIPRPTPPFWGTKILTAAEIPIEEVFWYLDLQALFVGQWQFRKPKSQSKPEYDQFLQEKVHPILAAWKEKIVKENLLNPTLIYGYFPCQSSGNSLLIYDPESIQAGEKPENLQPIAIFEFPRQKSGRRLCIADFFAPQESGIIDVFPMQAVTVGEIATEYAKSLFDANQYTEYLYYHGMAVQTAEAMAEWTHTRIRRELGFAEFDPDNIRDILQQRYQGSRYSFGYPACPNIQDQYKQLDLLGCDRIGMSMDESEQLYPEQSTTAIITYHPTAKYFST, from the coding sequence ATGAATAGCCCCTTTCTCGACTACCTCAACGGCCCCAAGCATCCCGTCCTCGTCTTTGATGGGGCGATGGGAACTTCCCTACAAAGCCAAAATCTGACGGCCGAGGACTTTGGTGGGGCAGAATACGAAGGTTGTAACGAGTATCTTGTCCATACTAAACCTAGCGCCGTAGCGAAAGTCCACGAAGCTTTTTTAGCCGTGGGTGCGGATGTGATTGAAACCGACACCTTTGGGGGAACCTCGATAGTTTTAGCCGAGTACGATTTAGCCGATCAAGCCTATTATCTCAACAAAACCGCCGCCGAACTGGCCAAGGCTTGCGCTAATAAATACTCTACCCCCGAAAAACCCCGTTTTGTGGCGGGTTCCATGGGGCCGGGGACAAAACTGCCCACTTTGGGTCATATTGACTTTGATACTCTCAAAAATGCCTATGTGGAACAGGTAGAGGGTCTGTACGATGGCGGGGCAGATTTATTATTAGTAGAAACCTGTCAGGATGTCCTGCAAATTAAAGCGGCTTTAAATGCTATTGAAGAAGTATTTCAGCAAAAAGGTCAACGATTGCCCCTCATGGTTTCGGTGACGATGGAAACCATGGGAACGATGTTAGTAGGAACGGAAATTAACGCCGTTGTCTCTATTTTACAACCCTATAAAATCGATATTTTGGGACTTAACTGCGCCACTGGTCCCGATTTAATGAAACCCCATATTAAATATCTCTCGGAAAATTCCCCTTTTATTGTTTCTTGTATTCCTAACGCTGGTTTACCGGAAAATGTCGGCGGTCAAGCGCACTATCGCCTCACTCCCGTAGAATTAAAAATGGCTTTAATGCACTTTATCGAAGATTTGGGAGTACAAATTATCGGCGGTTGTTGTGGTACTCGTCCCGACCATATTCAAGCTTTAGCGGAACTATGTCAAGGTTTAACTCCGAAATCTCGTCATTATCATTATGAACCCTCCGCCGCTTCTATTTATAGTACCCAACCCTATATTCAAGATAATTCTTTCCTGATTGTCGGGGAAAAATTAAACGCCAGTGGTTCTAAAAAATGTCGGGAACTTCTCAATGCTGAAGACTGGGATAGTTTAGTATCTATGGCGAAAGCGCAGGTAAAAGAAGGGGCGCATATTCTCGATGTCAACGTCGATTATGTGGGCCGGGATGGGGTGCGCGATATGCACCAATTAGCCTCTCGTTTAGTTAATAATGTCACCCTACCTTTAATGTTAGATTCCACCGAATGGGAAAAAATGGAAGCGGGGTTAAAAGTAGCGGGGGGTAAATGTATCCTCAACTCTACTAACTACGAAGACGGGGAACCGCGTTTTTATCAAGTCTTGGATTTAGCGAAAAAATACGGCGCGGGGGTAGTAATTGGAACCATTGATGAAGAAGGAATGGGACGCACTGCCGAGAAAAAATTCCAGATAGCTAAACGGGCCTATTATGCGGCGATAGAATACGGAATTCCTCCCTACGAAATCTTTTTTGATCCTTTAGCTTTACCGATTTCTACCGGTATCGAAGAAGACCGAGAAAATGGCAAGGCTACTATCGAAGCAATGGGCCGAATTCGCCAAGAATTGCCAGAATGTCACATTCTTTTAGGTGTGTCTAATATCTCCTTTGGCTTGAATCCGGCAGCGCGTCAGGTATTAAATTCCGTCTTCCTCAACGAAGCGATGCAGGTGGGGATGGATGGGGCAATCGTCAGCGCTAATAAAATTCTTCCTCTGGCAAAAATTGAACCAGAATATCAGCAAGTTTGTCGGGATTTAATCTATGATAATCGTCGTTTTGATGGCGATATATGTGTTTATGATCCCCTGACCAAATTAACCGAATTATTTGCGGGGAAAACTACTAAAAAAGACCCCTCTAGTAATGCTAATTTACCCGTGGAGGAACGATTAAAACAGCATATTATTGATGGGGAAAGATTGGGACTGGAAGACGCTTTGAATCAAGCTTTACAGGACTATCCACCCCTAGATATTATTAATATTTTCCTCTTGGATGGGATGAAGGTAGTGGGTGAGTTATTTGGTTCGGGACAAATGCAGTTACCTTTTGTTCTCCAATCTGCCCAAACTATGAAAGCAGCTGTTGCTTTTTTAGAACCCTTTATGGAGAAAAAAGAGGGGGATAATAATGCCAAAGGGACTTTTATTATCGCAACAGTTAAAGGGGATGTTCACGATATTGGTAAAAATTTAGTTGATATTATCTTGACAAATAACGGCTATAAGGTGATTAATTTGGGCATTAAACAACCCGTAGAAAATATCATCGAAGCCTACAAAGAACATAAAGCCGATTGTATCGCTATGAGCGGTTTATTGGTGAAATCAACGGCTTTTATGAAGGAAAATCTGGAGGTTTTTAACGAAAAAGGAATCACCGTTCCCGTTATCCTTGGCGGGGCAGCTTTAACTCCCAAATTTGTCCATGATGACTGTCAAAAAACCTACAAGGGACAGGTTATCTATGGTAAAGATGCCTTCTCTGACCTGCATTTTATGGATAAATTAATGCCCGCTAAAGCTGGGGGTCAATGGGATGATAGCAAAGGCTTTTTAGCGGAGTGTGCCGAGACAGAAAAAACCCCGGTTGTCGCCGAAGAATTAGAGGTTAATCCCGATACTATTTTTACCGATGGCAGCGTGGACAAAGAATTAGTTATTGATACCCGTCGTTCGGAAGCGGTGGAAGTTAATATTCCCCGACCAACACCGCCCTTCTGGGGTACTAAAATATTAACAGCAGCAGAAATTCCCATCGAGGAGGTTTTCTGGTATTTAGACCTACAAGCTTTATTTGTCGGTCAATGGCAATTCCGCAAACCCAAAAGCCAATCGAAGCCAGAATACGACCAGTTTTTACAGGAAAAAGTTCATCCAATTCTAGCAGCATGGAAAGAGAAAATTGTCAAGGAAAATTTACTAAACCCCACATTAATTTATGGTTATTTTCCCTGTCAGTCGTCCGGTAATTCCCTGTTAATTTACGATCCCGAATCGATACAAGCGGGCGAAAAACCCGAAAATCTGCAACCGATCGCCATTTTTGAGTTTCCTCGCCAGAAATCCGGTCGTCGTCTCTGTATTGCTGACTTTTTCGCCCCGCAGGAATCCGGTATTATCGACGTTTTCCCGATGCAAGCAGTGACAGTGGGGGAAATCGCCACGGAATACGCTAAATCTCTCTTTGATGCCAACCAATACACCGAATACCTCTATTATCACGGCATGGCTGTCCAAACCGCCGAAGCCATGGCCGAATGGACCCACACCCGCATCCGTCGCGAGTTAGGTTTCGCAGAGTTCGATCCCGATAATATCCGCGATATACTACAACAGCGTTACCAGGGTTCTCGCTATAGTTTCGGCTATCCCGCTTGTCCCAATATTCAGGACCAATACAAGCAACTAGATCTGTTAGGATGCGATCGCATTGGGATGTCTATGGACGAAAGCGAACAATTGTACCCAGAACAATCCACCACCGCCATTATCACCTATCACCCCACCGCTAAATACTTTAGTACCTAA
- the hisD gene encoding histidinol dehydrogenase, whose protein sequence is MVRILKLSQLSSAERAKLQKRAELDIDNALKVAQTVIETIRERGDAGVVDYVRRFDYEGATVENIKVSEAEFERAFHLIEPEVKTAIEQAFRNIQEVHRRQMPEETLLAEIETGVFAGEKISPIPNVGLYVPRGRGAFPSMMLMLAIPAMVAGVERVVVCTPPDKQGNVEPVSLVAAQMAGVREIYKLGGVQAIAALALGTKNIKRVDKITGPCSVYGAAAKRLLFGTVDVGLPAGPSESIVLADESTDARLAALDLLIEAEHGADSAALLVTHCEDLAIAASEYAQEYLQKLPDWRREFCEAGLAAYGGIILTDSLQQSLDFVNEYAPEHLEVLVSNPFAILGKIKNAGEILLGNHTPSSMATYAIGVNAVLPTGSFARSYSAVSVYDFLKRSTLAYVTPEGFEKLKETTKTLAEYEGFPAHKLAIQHREILL, encoded by the coding sequence GTGGTTAGAATATTAAAACTTTCGCAATTAAGTAGCGCAGAACGGGCAAAACTTCAGAAAAGAGCCGAGTTAGATATTGATAACGCCCTCAAAGTCGCTCAAACGGTCATAGAAACCATCCGCGAACGGGGGGATGCCGGCGTTGTGGACTATGTGCGGCGTTTTGACTACGAAGGTGCGACGGTAGAAAATATCAAAGTCAGCGAGGCAGAATTTGAGCGGGCTTTTCATTTAATTGAACCGGAAGTAAAAACTGCCATTGAACAGGCTTTCCGGAATATTCAAGAGGTACATCGTCGCCAAATGCCAGAAGAAACACTACTGGCAGAAATTGAAACCGGTGTCTTTGCCGGCGAAAAAATCTCTCCTATCCCCAATGTGGGTTTATACGTTCCCCGGGGCCGCGGTGCTTTTCCCTCGATGATGTTAATGTTAGCCATCCCGGCAATGGTGGCAGGAGTGGAAAGAGTTGTCGTTTGCACTCCCCCCGATAAACAGGGCAACGTGGAACCCGTTTCTCTGGTGGCGGCGCAGATGGCTGGAGTCAGAGAAATTTATAAATTAGGGGGCGTACAAGCGATCGCCGCTTTGGCTTTGGGAACAAAAAATATCAAAAGGGTTGACAAAATTACCGGTCCGTGCAGCGTCTATGGGGCGGCGGCCAAGCGGTTACTGTTCGGTACTGTGGATGTGGGTTTGCCGGCCGGTCCAAGTGAGTCGATAGTTTTGGCCGATGAGTCCACCGATGCCCGTTTAGCGGCCTTGGATTTATTAATTGAAGCGGAACACGGGGCGGATTCGGCGGCTTTATTAGTCACCCACTGTGAAGATTTGGCGATCGCTGCTAGTGAATATGCACAGGAATACCTGCAAAAACTCCCGGATTGGCGACGGGAATTCTGTGAGGCGGGTTTAGCCGCCTATGGGGGCATAATTTTAACCGATAGTTTGCAGCAATCCCTCGATTTTGTCAATGAGTACGCCCCGGAACATCTAGAGGTTTTAGTTAGTAATCCTTTTGCCATTCTGGGCAAGATTAAAAATGCTGGCGAAATTCTCCTGGGAAATCATACTCCTTCCTCTATGGCTACCTACGCCATCGGAGTCAATGCTGTGCTGCCGACGGGAAGTTTTGCCCGTTCCTATTCGGCGGTTTCGGTTTATGATTTTCTCAAGCGCTCCACTTTGGCTTATGTCACCCCTGAAGGCTTTGAAAAGTTAAAAGAAACCACGAAAACTTTAGCCGAGTACGAAGGTTTTCCCGCCCATAAATTAGCAATTCAACACAGGGAAATTTTACTCTAA